TGCGCGGGATCAATGCCGTCCGGCGCGTGAGCGACGCATTGCAGCAACTGCCCGGCGTCGAGGACGTGAAGAGTCTGACTCACTCCGTCAAGCCGGTGCGCCGCGGATGGGGATTCGAAATGGTGCCTTTGGTGCCCACCGGTCTGACCGCGCCGGAGGCCATCGAATCGTTCAAACGCTTTTGCCTGGATCACCCGCTCATTCGCGACGTGATGGTGGCAGCCGAGGGCAGGCATACGCTCATCACGGTGACGTACCGCGCGAAAACTGAGACTCAGGCCAGTCAGAGAGCGTTGCGCAACGAGATCGACTCTGCACTGGCTCCGTTCCGACGCGAAGGCCTTCGCTTCCAGGTTCTGGCTGTGCCGCTGATCGAAGAAGAGATTCGATCCACGCTCCGCTCCGACGTGCGAAAGTTCCTGCCCGCATCGGCGCTTTTGCTGATGCTGATTCTCTGGTGGACGTTCCGATCCTTGCGCATTCTGCTGCTCGTCCTCGCCAATCAGGCTTTTGTCCTGCTCGTCCTCCCCGGAGCCATGGAGATGACCGGCATGAGCTTGAGCGTGTTCACAGTGATGCTGTTTCCGCTCCTGAGCGGAATTCACCTCGCGCAACTCGCTCACGTTTATTCCGCGTTTCAAACCGCGCAGCGCTCCGGCCAAAACGCGGCGAATGCCTTGCGATCGATGCTTGATCAAGTGTTCAAATCATGCGCCTTTTCGCTCCTGACCACAGCTATCGGACTCCTGTCACTGGCCATGAGCGACGTGAAGCAAATCCGGGAATTTGGTTTTCTCGGCGCCTTTGGTGTCGCGCTCATTTTCGGGATTACGTTTGGTCCGGGACTGGCTTTGATGAAAATCGTGTTCGACCGCTGGCCGCTGTTCGGCCGCACTGTTTGTGAAGTCAACGAGGCCGGTCTTCCTTCCCAGGAACCTGACGGTAGGGCAGGCCTGTCCCCAGCGAGCCGAGTCGGGCGTGTTCCAAGCACGTCGAGCGGCTCGCCGGGACGGACTCGCCCTGCCGGGTTCATGGGGCGAGAGCATGGTGATCGGACCATGGCAGCTTCCCAGGAACCAGATAGGGCTGCGTTGCCGGGCAGCCGAACTTCGGTCGATGCGTCGGTGCAGCAGCACCGCCCTACCGTACCTCAAGGCTGTGCTCCGAACCACACCGACTGGCTGGGATGGTTGGCTTCTGTGACGCGAAATCGCCGCGGTCTAATTCTCGCAGCCATCGGTATCGCCGCTCTGGTGGACTGGTTCGGAATCATCCGAGTCCGAACGGACATCCGGGCGGTTGAATTTTTGAATCGCCAGAGTCCCACGCGCCAGGCGGTAGAAGAGCTGGATCGGATTTACGGCGGCATCAATGTGGTCCAGATCGAGATCGATTCGGGCCGGGAGCATGGGGTCAATCAACTCCCGTTCCTTAAATACGTGGAGACCCTCCAGCGATTCGCTCAAAACTACCCGGGCGTGTCCGCGGCGTATTCCTATGCCCAGTTGCTCGCGATGATCAATCAGATCTGGGAAGAAGGCCGCCCGGAGGCGCTCAAGCTCCCGGAGAATCCGCTGCTCATCAACCTGTTCGTCCTCGCGCTCAAGTCCCAAAACTATCCGTTCCTGACCGCGCTGTGTGACTCCGCTTTCCGAACCGCATATTTGGTTGTGCGAACGCGTGACATGCCTTCGGATCGTTACCTCGCAATCATCAACAGCATTCTCGCGCAAGCGGAGAAAGGCCGGCCCGAGGGGATTTCGGTGTCCGCGGCGACAGGCTTTCATTCCATCTTGGAAGCAGATCGCCGCATCCTGCGCAGTCAGGTCCGCAGTGCGGGCAGTTCCGCGGCAGTGATTGGCCTGGTGCTGGCGCTGCTCTGGCGTTCGCCGACGCTGGCCCTGCTCTCGGTCCTGACGAATGCTGTCCCGGTCGCGTTTGTGATTGCGATCGCGGGCTACGCGGGCGTGCCGCTGAATTCGATCACGATCATGGTGGCCGCGATCTGCCTGGGCATCGCGGTGGATGATTCGATTCATTTCATCACCCATTGGCAGGACGCGGTGCGCTCGGGGTTATCGGCCACGGAGGCCGTAGCGGATGCGTTCCGCGTCAAAGGCCGGCCCATCGTATTCACAAGCGTCATCTTGATCGCGATTTTCTCCATTTTCTGGTTCTCGTCGTTTCCGCCGGTGGCGCATTTTGGATTGCTCTCGGCGATCGCCTTCCTCGGAGCGCTCGCGACAGTGCTGTTTTTCTTGCCGGCGGTGTTATGCCGAAACCGGACCGGAGCCTTCAAACCACCCCGAAGACCCACTTAGGGTCTGTGCAAAAATAAATTCCGGTTTTGCTGGAGGCGATTTCGCTTTCTGGCGAGGCACGACGAAGGAGCATAGCCAGGGCTCTGCGACTGAGGAGAAACGAAGCCAGAAAGCGAAATCGCCCCAGCCCTCCGGGGCGGGGCGGCGCCTGGCCGGCTGCGGCGTTGCTCGTCGGTCACAGCCCCAAAACGGGGATGCTCCCTCCTCGCGCCTTGCATCCGGCCAGGCGGCGCTCCCGCCAAAACCGGAAGTTATTTCTGCACAGACCCTTAGACCGTGTCCGAAAAAATGGGTAGTGCGGGCGACTCGCCCGCCCTGGTCGGCGACTCGCCGACCCGAAGTGCGGAACGCCACCACTCGGAAAGGCCGCCATTATTGTCTGCAAGCGCCGCGGTCATTCCGTCGGCGAGTCGCCGGAAGTGGACGACTTGGGTTCGAGCTTGTCGATCCGGCGCGTGCTCTCATAATTGCCGAGATATGAATCGGCGATTGATGAGTATTCTCAGGCTCTGGACCGGCCTGCTTGTGCTGATGTTCTCAGGGACCCTCTGGACGAACGTTCAAGCTGCGGCCGTCGCTGCCACAAACCAACCGGCAGCCTCAGCCATCGATTCGGGAGCGGCGGCCAAAGCGGCCCAAGGCGAGCCGTGGCGGCTGAGCTTCGGATTGGACGGCGTCGGCTTTCTGCAATCGGAGTTTCCGAAAGGCATCCAGCTTTGGCTTTATCCCGCCTCGCTGCTTTACGCTCTGCTCGCGCTGGCGGCGGCGAAGTTTCTGGATTTCCTGGCGCGCAGCTTTCTGAAGCGATGGTCGGAGCGGTCGAAGACAAAGTTCGACGAAGTCGCCGTGACGTTGGTCGATGGCCCGATTAAAGTGATCGCGTTCGTGATCTTGCTCCACGTCGGTCTCGAAATGTTGCCCTGGCCCCAGTGGATCGAAGACTACCTCGGCAAAGTCCTGACTATCGCGGTCGCGCTCTCGCTCACCTACATGGCCACCAAATTCGTGGACCTCTTCATGACCTATTGGCGAACGAGAAGCGCGGCGGACGCGGACAAATCCTTCGACGAACATCTTTTCCCCATCATCCGCAAGTCGCTGAAGATCTTCCTCGTGGTTGTGGCGGCGCTCGTGACGGCGCAAAACATGGGCGTGAACATCACCAGTTTGATCGCGTCGCTTTCCATCGGAGGCCTGGCCTTGGGCTTGGCGGCTCAGGACACGCTCGCGAACGTCTTCGGCGCTGTCTCCGTGCTCGTGGACAAACCGTTCAAAGTCGGGGACCGCATCAAGCTCGACACGATCGACGGTACGGTTGAAGCGATTGGTTTGCGCAGCACGCGGATACGGAATCTCGACGGCTTTTTGGTGACCGTGCCGAACAAGACGATCGGCGGCGCAACCATCACCAACGTCTCCCGCCGATCGACCATCAAGACCGAGATGAACATCGGGGTGACCTACGACACGCCGACCGAGAGATTGAAGCACGCCACCGACATTATCAAAGAAATCTACAAGAGCCATCCGATGACGGCCGATCTGATCGTCAGTTTCAACCGATTCGCCGACAGCGCGCTGAACATCATTGTGGCCCACTGGTGGAATGGCACCGACCACAAAGCGTATCTGGAGGGCATGCAGTCTCTAAACCTGCAGTTGAAGAAGCGCTTTGACGAGGAAGGCATCGAGTTCGCGTTCCCGTCGCAGACCGTCTATTTGAAATCCGATTCGGACCTGCGGACAACTCCGCCGACAGCGTCAGCAGTGTAATCTCGGCCATTGTACTGGAAGGTCACAGGGTTTGCTTTTTTCGGCATAAATTCCAGGCACTTACTTTGAACTTGAAACCTGAAACTTTGGACTACCAGCACGGGCGAGGCGCGCACTCGTTTGGTTGCGGCGTCAGCCGCGCTGAGAATCCTGCGCTCACTGCGCTCGTGTCGGAAATCCGAGACGAACTGGCCTTCGCTCAGGTGCTCATCCGTCGCCGGGGAGCAAGGTTTGAACTTCGACACATCGCGGATCGTTCACGGAAGCCGACGGCGCTCGAAAGCGTCCGAATCAGCCAATTACGGCGGCTCGCCCAATTCACGCTCCCCGGCGCATTCCGTCCCCTGAAATCGGCCCCCAATCTTCGGGTCGGCTGGAAGTGTGCGATCCGAAATACACGCGACCTCGAAGCCGCCTTGAACCACCTCTACCCCGGCGCAATCGCGGATTGGCATGCCGCGCGGCGCCGCAACCCGCCCGTGACAAATTACCGCGAATTCACGAACCGGCAGTCGGGCATGTATCGCATCACGCAGAAGCTCTCTGATATGCAAGCCGCGGGGATGATCCGTGCCTGCTGCGACCCGCGCTTCTGTTTGAAACGCCGGCTCTGGACTGTCCAGGGATTGGCGCAGGATCCCGCTGCGGCAAAGAGTCTGATTCCATGTCTGCAGCCGTGCGCAGTCTTGCTGGAGTTTGCCCGGAAAATCATGCGGATTGAGCAGGAAGCGAAGGCGCGGCTGGCGCTGGCGCCAAGTGACCTGCGGTCCGTTGTCGCCGCACTGCAAAGTGCGATGGCTCACGGTGCCTCTGAAGTCCAGGATGCGGACATGAACTCCCCGTTGAACCCTCGGCGCATCCAACGCCTCCTCCAGGCGCTGCAAAATCAAAACACCGGACCTCCAGAGCAATAGGGCAATCCAACTCTGAGACATTCGGTGTTGAGTCGAATCTCACGGATTCAATCTGAGAAGGTCCGGCTTACTGGCGTGAGCGGAATTCAACAGGAGCTAACGGAGGCAACAAAGAACAAACAGACTTGAGTTTCGATTTGGCGACTCAACGAGGCTCTTTCTCTGTTGCCTCCTGTTGAAAGGTCAACCTTCCGGACAACTTTCGCCGGCTACTTGAGCGGCACATCTGGCAACCGCCCTGGAGCCGAATTGGCCCCGGGTGCAGGACTGGCGTAGTTGGTTGGATTGACGTATTTGGAAAGGATCGGGGCAAAATCCGGATTCGACCTGGCGAATTCAATTAATTTGTCGCGGAACTGGCGCATGAC
This genomic window from Verrucomicrobiota bacterium contains:
- a CDS encoding mechanosensitive ion channel family protein; the protein is MGSAGDSPALVGDSPTRSAERHHSERPPLLSASAAVIPSASRRKWTTWVRACRSGACSHNCRDMNRRLMSILRLWTGLLVLMFSGTLWTNVQAAAVAATNQPAASAIDSGAAAKAAQGEPWRLSFGLDGVGFLQSEFPKGIQLWLYPASLLYALLALAAAKFLDFLARSFLKRWSERSKTKFDEVAVTLVDGPIKVIAFVILLHVGLEMLPWPQWIEDYLGKVLTIAVALSLTYMATKFVDLFMTYWRTRSAADADKSFDEHLFPIIRKSLKIFLVVVAALVTAQNMGVNITSLIASLSIGGLALGLAAQDTLANVFGAVSVLVDKPFKVGDRIKLDTIDGTVEAIGLRSTRIRNLDGFLVTVPNKTIGGATITNVSRRSTIKTEMNIGVTYDTPTERLKHATDIIKEIYKSHPMTADLIVSFNRFADSALNIIVAHWWNGTDHKAYLEGMQSLNLQLKKRFDEEGIEFAFPSQTVYLKSDSDLRTTPPTASAV